In a genomic window of Methanosarcina horonobensis HB-1 = JCM 15518:
- a CDS encoding hydrogenase maturation protease, with protein sequence MSILHAPVRILGCGSPLMGDDGIGIRIIEALKKTDLEGLEGLDIADAGVCGLDLLNLLDGARKVIIVDAVLTGSRTGSVHRIEGKDLLEGTEPHTLVSVHDLTITDVLRIGEQIQSLPEVVVIGIEIGEVATEISTDINPEVLEAVDEAIRLIREEFSHTL encoded by the coding sequence ATGTCTATACTACATGCTCCTGTCAGAATTCTGGGCTGCGGAAGTCCGCTTATGGGCGATGACGGCATAGGTATCAGGATCATCGAAGCTCTTAAAAAAACAGATCTTGAAGGGCTCGAAGGGCTTGATATAGCAGATGCAGGAGTCTGCGGGCTGGATCTCCTTAATCTGCTTGACGGCGCCAGAAAAGTAATAATTGTCGATGCGGTTCTGACAGGCAGCCGGACAGGTTCGGTACACCGGATCGAAGGCAAAGACCTTCTGGAGGGTACTGAGCCTCATACACTGGTCTCGGTACACGATCTCACAATTACTGATGTTTTGAGAATCGGAGAGCAGATTCAGTCCCTTCCGGAAGTTGTGGTAATAGGAATAGAGATTGGAGAGGTAGCTACAGAAATCTCTACGGATATTAACCCTGAAGTCCTCGAGGCTGTAGATGAAGCTATAAGGCTCATCAGGGAAGAGTTTTCCCATACTCTTTAA
- a CDS encoding cytochrome b, which produces MKSKDNPMVVERYTVLDRTAHTIHAVAMLVLIITGLKIYAGWDFMSFHTARALHMIMVPALLAVNWILIPYNIFSASEGGVMEKLAHFMDHYVFGPEDAKRMKAIILNFFGKGEYPAFTIYDEVSGHYKTKLHPIMKILIVLEGTAIFLIAVSGVVLYKLDWSLFGLPLASWILSAGDLIAPSFGMSSLQLLRLSHLLLTYWFVFELVVHVGILEFDPHVWKYYKAIFWSGKEDLSDSHYVEIVKPNPKHLPDRELWHDSSDTPSEVVKD; this is translated from the coding sequence ATGAAATCCAAAGATAACCCGATGGTTGTTGAGCGCTATACCGTCCTTGACAGGACGGCCCACACCATCCATGCTGTGGCGATGCTGGTGCTCATCATTACCGGGTTAAAAATCTACGCAGGCTGGGACTTTATGAGTTTCCATACTGCCCGCGCCCTTCACATGATCATGGTTCCTGCTTTACTTGCAGTGAACTGGATCCTTATTCCGTACAACATCTTCTCTGCAAGTGAAGGTGGAGTTATGGAAAAACTGGCACATTTCATGGACCATTATGTTTTCGGTCCTGAAGATGCAAAGCGCATGAAGGCAATAATTCTCAATTTCTTCGGAAAGGGAGAGTATCCAGCATTCACCATCTATGATGAAGTTTCGGGACACTACAAGACCAAACTCCACCCCATAATGAAGATCCTTATCGTACTCGAGGGTACAGCTATCTTCTTAATTGCGGTTTCTGGAGTCGTTCTCTACAAGCTTGACTGGTCGCTTTTCGGCCTCCCCCTGGCATCATGGATTCTTTCAGCTGGAGACCTGATTGCACCTTCATTCGGAATGAGTTCCCTGCAGCTTCTCAGGCTTTCCCACCTGCTGCTGACATACTGGTTTGTCTTTGAACTGGTTGTTCACGTGGGTATTCTTGAGTTTGATCCGCATGTCTGGAAGTACTACAAGGCTATCTTCTGGTCCGGGAAAGAAGACCTTTCGGATTCCCACTACGTAGAAATTGTTAAGCCCAACCCGAAGCACCTTCCTGATAGGGAGCTCTGGCACGATTCGTCAGATACGCCTTCGGAAGTTGTAAAGGACTAA
- a CDS encoding nickel-dependent hydrogenase large subunit — protein sequence MVNVTVDPLTRIEGHLRVSTEVDANGVITDAQSSCTIFRGFERILQKQDPRDAALLVQRICGVCPISHSLAATNALDNLYGVAEYVPKDALVMRNIFQSLNTIASHATHIYVLWGPDLANPAYRDVLGTLGDTGNAVWKELVGRFAPISYKIDGAAISAGTSYMAAIPEKKRLQEAIALIAGRMPGPVTPYPGGYTYKPTAADIVKLSSYYLQVMDFVSKYTLQVPFDTWIENTYKASSPDKAVSFVTEHLQGLIDKSTTSNDFSREAGWGDVELYAAFGSELVGETLLGLPASLKHDKIGGYSDPSKISFLAYGGFYNVEDDGYDPKSPAGARFQTSGVVTGNLERKEFDSDKITESVAHSFYDDSKGDLHPSKGETIPFTDPEKISYTGGSESRYTWDKAPRYDGLPAEVGPLSRLLVMKEPLVTGLAQAFNAKGYSAANVFTRMMARIQETTILAHQLLQWVTVDYNPTGKISVPIDLNKAKDNQGMGLWEAPRGSLGHWVSAGSNGKVSNYQAIVPGSWLMSPRDSKGIPGPLEQSLIGSKINAVENSLGVDYANPTGIFHIGRSYDPCISCAVHTIDLTGKNAPNTIRIL from the coding sequence ATGGTAAATGTTACAGTAGACCCCTTAACCAGAATTGAAGGTCACCTTCGTGTTTCCACGGAAGTGGATGCCAACGGTGTCATCACGGATGCTCAGAGTTCCTGTACGATATTCCGTGGATTTGAACGCATCCTGCAGAAACAGGATCCCAGGGATGCAGCTCTTCTTGTCCAGAGAATCTGCGGTGTCTGTCCGATTTCTCACTCCCTGGCAGCCACAAATGCCCTTGACAATCTCTACGGTGTAGCTGAATATGTTCCAAAAGATGCCCTGGTTATGCGGAACATTTTCCAGAGTTTAAACACCATTGCAAGTCATGCAACCCACATCTATGTGCTCTGGGGCCCTGACCTTGCAAACCCTGCATACAGAGATGTCCTTGGGACTCTCGGAGACACAGGAAATGCAGTCTGGAAAGAGCTGGTTGGAAGGTTTGCCCCTATAAGCTACAAGATTGACGGAGCAGCCATATCTGCAGGAACTTCTTACATGGCAGCAATTCCTGAAAAGAAGCGCCTTCAGGAAGCCATTGCACTTATTGCAGGCAGAATGCCGGGCCCGGTAACACCCTACCCTGGTGGATATACCTACAAGCCAACAGCTGCAGATATCGTTAAACTTTCCTCCTACTATCTCCAGGTAATGGACTTTGTATCAAAGTATACTCTGCAAGTTCCTTTTGATACATGGATTGAAAACACATACAAGGCAAGCTCTCCCGACAAAGCTGTAAGCTTTGTAACCGAACATCTCCAGGGCCTTATTGATAAATCAACAACTTCCAACGACTTCTCAAGAGAAGCGGGCTGGGGAGATGTGGAATTATATGCAGCTTTCGGTTCTGAACTTGTAGGAGAAACCCTCCTTGGTCTTCCTGCAAGCCTGAAACACGACAAAATTGGCGGATACAGCGACCCCTCAAAGATATCCTTCCTTGCATATGGTGGGTTCTACAATGTCGAAGATGACGGATACGACCCGAAGAGTCCTGCAGGAGCCAGATTCCAGACATCAGGTGTCGTGACCGGCAACCTTGAGCGCAAGGAATTTGATTCTGACAAGATTACTGAAAGTGTTGCTCACTCCTTCTACGATGACAGCAAAGGCGATCTTCACCCCTCAAAGGGAGAGACCATTCCGTTTACCGACCCTGAGAAAATCTCTTACACTGGTGGTTCAGAGAGCAGGTATACCTGGGACAAGGCTCCAAGATACGATGGACTTCCTGCCGAAGTCGGACCTCTCTCACGCCTGCTTGTAATGAAAGAACCTCTTGTAACCGGACTTGCTCAGGCTTTCAATGCTAAAGGCTACTCTGCAGCTAACGTCTTCACAAGAATGATGGCCCGCATACAGGAAACCACTATCCTTGCACACCAGCTTCTCCAGTGGGTAACAGTTGACTATAACCCCACCGGCAAGATTTCTGTGCCTATAGACCTTAATAAAGCTAAAGATAATCAGGGAATGGGCCTGTGGGAAGCTCCGCGTGGCTCTCTCGGGCACTGGGTCTCTGCTGGTAGCAATGGAAAGGTTTCAAACTATCAAGCAATTGTTCCGGGTAGCTGGTTAATGTCCCCAAGAGACAGCAAAGGCATTCCTGGTCCGCTCGAACAGTCCCTTATAGGGTCAAAAATTAATGCCGTAGAAAACTCTCTTGGTGTCGATTATGCAAATCCTACCGGTATCTTCCATATAGGCAGATCCTATGACCCATGCATCTCATGCGCAGTCCACACCATTGACCTTACCGGGAAAAACGCTCCAAATACTATAAGAATACTCTAA
- a CDS encoding hydrogenase small subunit, which translates to MSTGMKNLARTLDSLDFLKLDRRTFMKAVGVLGATAFLGTYKTEIVSALEFAETKIVWLHGSECTGCSESLLNGGNPDVAQALSKLNVNLAYHETLLAQQGIFVDGKLANNAELNSEILLEELIEEGNYILVVEGSIPNGPQGSGKYLMIGNKTFKEILGEAAKNATAVIAVGTCAAYGGITSADSDIAKDTDYRGVAFAKNDKTKGMLQELGIDKPVINIPGCPAHPDWILLTLGAVILEKIKVPGDLPAVLDDYGRPKVFFPPDHTVHENCPRRGYYDRAEFDEQVGGEKCLWKLGCKAPYSHADCGIRRWNGSVSMCTQAGGPCIACVEPGFPDSSRPLYVEAEDKGVLLGANIDTLSKAAVGAATVVAGVHAVRRMKGE; encoded by the coding sequence ATGAGTACTGGAATGAAAAACCTTGCCCGTACACTGGATAGTTTAGATTTCTTAAAACTAGACCGGCGTACTTTCATGAAGGCTGTAGGCGTGCTTGGTGCAACAGCGTTTCTTGGCACCTATAAAACAGAAATTGTAAGCGCGCTTGAATTTGCAGAGACAAAGATTGTCTGGCTCCACGGGTCCGAATGCACCGGATGTTCAGAATCTCTTTTAAACGGAGGCAACCCTGATGTTGCGCAGGCTTTGAGCAAACTCAATGTTAACCTTGCTTATCACGAGACTCTTCTTGCTCAGCAGGGAATATTCGTAGATGGAAAACTTGCAAACAATGCCGAACTCAACTCCGAGATCCTTCTTGAAGAGCTTATTGAAGAAGGTAATTATATTCTGGTTGTTGAAGGCTCAATTCCAAACGGTCCCCAGGGTTCAGGTAAGTATCTCATGATCGGGAACAAGACCTTTAAGGAGATCCTCGGAGAAGCTGCAAAGAATGCCACTGCCGTCATTGCAGTCGGAACCTGTGCCGCATACGGAGGAATTACTTCTGCAGACAGTGATATTGCCAAGGACACAGATTACAGAGGAGTGGCCTTCGCAAAGAATGATAAAACAAAAGGCATGCTTCAGGAGCTCGGCATCGATAAACCTGTAATCAACATCCCTGGCTGTCCTGCTCACCCTGACTGGATTCTCCTTACCCTGGGTGCGGTAATCCTTGAAAAGATCAAGGTGCCTGGTGACCTTCCTGCCGTTCTGGATGATTATGGCAGACCAAAGGTTTTCTTCCCTCCGGATCACACTGTACATGAAAACTGTCCTCGCCGCGGATACTATGACCGTGCAGAATTTGACGAGCAGGTTGGCGGGGAAAAGTGCCTGTGGAAATTAGGCTGTAAAGCTCCTTATTCCCATGCTGACTGTGGAATTCGCAGATGGAACGGTTCCGTAAGCATGTGTACCCAGGCAGGCGGTCCCTGTATAGCCTGTGTGGAACCTGGATTCCCTGATTCATCAAGACCCCTTTATGTTGAAGCCGAAGACAAAGGCGTGCTTCTTGGGGCAAATATTGACACATTATCCAAAGCTGCAGTCGGTGCAGCTACTGTAGTTGCAGGGGTACATGCTGTTAGAAGAATGAAAGGAGAGTGA
- a CDS encoding HypC/HybG/HupF family hydrogenase formation chaperone: MCIAIPGMIKAIVDENTATVDMGGICRDVNMDLLGGATADLLGKYVLVHVGYAISEISKEESEETMRLLKQLSGLEDSNFFETGFSGEADVE, encoded by the coding sequence ATGTGCATAGCTATTCCTGGAATGATTAAGGCTATCGTAGACGAAAACACTGCTACGGTTGATATGGGAGGGATCTGCAGAGATGTAAATATGGACCTGCTTGGAGGTGCCACTGCTGATCTGCTCGGAAAGTATGTCCTTGTCCATGTAGGGTACGCAATATCTGAGATCTCAAAAGAAGAGAGTGAAGAAACCATGCGCCTCCTTAAACAGTTATCGGGCCTTGAAGATTCAAATTTCTTTGAAACGGGGTTTTCCGGAGAGGCGGACGTTGAGTAA
- the hypD gene encoding hydrogenase formation protein HypD — MKNEDSSLNPSMPDLEKKLLERIQASEMPLRIMHVCGTHERTISKYGLRSVLPQNIEVISGPGCPVCVTPEEDVDIAIALAKSGATVVTFGDMMRVPGSAESLLDAKSGGADVRMVYSIDDAISLANKKPELEVVFFGIGFETTVPANAAALLRKTPENFSLLASQKQTPPAVGLLARDSEVDAFIAPGHVATIIGTKPFEPLAEKGFPVVVSGFEARDVLLGINLLLAQAEKGVSRVDNGYPRVVKPEGNKIALKMMNEVFETSESEWRGIGNIENSGLVLRKEYEDKNASKKHEDLYSTSLEEIKAKAEKKDKKRCICAAILTGKAKPSQCPNFGKECTPKKPSGPCMVSQEGMCYNWFRYSKEGGSRFA, encoded by the coding sequence ATGAAAAACGAGGATTCTTCTTTAAATCCCTCCATGCCTGACCTTGAAAAAAAGCTCCTTGAAAGGATTCAGGCTTCAGAAATGCCGCTTCGCATAATGCATGTCTGCGGGACGCACGAAAGAACCATATCAAAATACGGACTCAGAAGTGTACTTCCGCAAAACATAGAAGTAATAAGCGGTCCCGGATGTCCGGTCTGTGTCACCCCTGAAGAAGATGTTGATATTGCGATCGCTCTTGCAAAGAGCGGCGCAACTGTAGTCACTTTCGGAGATATGATGAGGGTTCCCGGTTCGGCAGAAAGTCTACTTGATGCAAAATCCGGGGGAGCGGATGTAAGGATGGTATACAGCATTGATGATGCCATATCCCTTGCAAATAAAAAGCCTGAACTTGAAGTAGTCTTTTTCGGGATAGGCTTTGAAACCACAGTTCCTGCCAATGCGGCTGCCCTTTTAAGAAAAACTCCAGAAAACTTCAGCCTTCTTGCATCCCAGAAACAGACCCCTCCTGCAGTCGGGCTTCTTGCAAGGGATTCCGAAGTTGACGCTTTTATTGCTCCCGGACATGTTGCAACCATTATAGGGACAAAGCCGTTTGAGCCCCTTGCAGAAAAAGGCTTTCCTGTTGTTGTAAGCGGGTTTGAAGCAAGAGATGTCCTCCTCGGGATAAACCTGCTCCTCGCACAGGCAGAAAAAGGAGTTTCAAGGGTAGACAATGGTTATCCAAGAGTCGTAAAGCCGGAAGGGAATAAAATAGCCCTGAAAATGATGAATGAGGTATTCGAAACCTCAGAGTCGGAGTGGAGAGGTATCGGAAACATAGAAAATTCAGGTCTCGTGCTCAGGAAAGAGTATGAGGATAAAAATGCTTCAAAGAAGCATGAAGACCTTTATTCCACTTCCCTTGAAGAGATAAAAGCAAAAGCCGAGAAAAAGGATAAAAAACGCTGTATCTGCGCGGCCATCCTGACAGGGAAAGCAAAACCCTCCCAGTGCCCCAACTTCGGGAAAGAATGTACCCCTAAAAAGCCTTCAGGACCCTGTATGGTCAGTCAGGAAGGTATGTGTTACAACTGGTTCAGGTACTCAAAGGAAGGAGGCAGCAGATTTGCATGA
- the hypA gene encoding hydrogenase maturation nickel metallochaperone HypA, giving the protein MHEYSLACEIFEQVISTAEAHGALEVRHVILEMGRLAHANPEQLSFCFKAIAEGSIAENAEFIVEMIQPSLECECGYTGTLDKTQAGKDDELLSELLEYISALECPICGKNARITGGRELIIKSIDIETEVEK; this is encoded by the coding sequence TTGCATGAGTATTCCCTTGCCTGTGAGATCTTTGAGCAGGTAATATCAACTGCCGAAGCTCACGGAGCTCTGGAAGTCAGGCATGTAATCCTTGAAATGGGAAGGCTTGCTCATGCGAACCCCGAGCAGTTGAGTTTCTGTTTTAAAGCCATTGCCGAAGGGAGTATTGCCGAAAATGCGGAGTTTATTGTAGAGATGATCCAGCCTTCACTGGAATGTGAATGCGGATACACAGGTACCCTTGATAAAACACAGGCAGGAAAAGACGATGAGCTCCTGAGCGAACTTCTGGAATACATTTCAGCGCTTGAGTGCCCGATATGCGGAAAAAACGCCCGCATTACAGGCGGTAGAGAGCTGATTATAAAGAGCATCGATATTGAGACAGAAGTAGAAAAGTGA
- the hypB gene encoding hydrogenase nickel incorporation protein HypB, with translation MHVIHMGHDVFKANDKIAEKNRKTLDKHRVFSVNVMGAIGSGKTTLIEEAVRHLKEKYRTAVIAGDVIAEMDASRFRKLGVPTIPVNTGKECHLDAKLVEKALNDIDLDNTDLLIIENVGNLICPVDFKLGEHLRAVVVSVTEGDDIILKHPMIFKTAELAVINKVDIAHAVDVDAEKMRDDILSLNPDVPVILTSKHDWESLETWISFIELGIRRAQEAQRK, from the coding sequence ATGCATGTAATCCACATGGGACACGATGTGTTCAAGGCAAATGATAAAATTGCCGAAAAAAACAGGAAGACCCTTGACAAACATAGAGTCTTCTCGGTAAATGTTATGGGAGCCATCGGGTCAGGAAAGACCACTCTGATCGAAGAGGCGGTCAGGCATCTGAAAGAAAAATACAGAACCGCAGTAATCGCAGGTGACGTTATTGCAGAGATGGATGCCTCCCGATTCAGGAAACTCGGGGTGCCGACAATCCCTGTAAACACAGGAAAGGAATGCCACCTGGATGCAAAACTGGTGGAGAAAGCCCTCAACGATATAGACCTTGACAATACGGACCTCCTTATTATTGAAAATGTGGGTAATCTGATCTGTCCTGTAGACTTCAAGCTTGGAGAACACCTGAGAGCGGTTGTGGTCAGCGTCACCGAAGGAGATGATATCATTCTGAAGCATCCCATGATATTCAAAACCGCAGAACTTGCAGTCATAAACAAAGTTGACATTGCACATGCAGTTGATGTCGATGCCGAGAAAATGAGGGATGATATCCTTTCCTTAAACCCTGATGTGCCGGTTATCCTTACTTCAAAACACGACTGGGAGAGTCTTGAGACCTGGATAAGCTTTATTGAGCTTGGAATCAGAAGAGCTCAGGAAGCTCAGAGAAAGTAA
- the hypE gene encoding hydrogenase expression/formation protein HypE, whose product MSLESEELRKLRESKALKAVRTREKKHGKRRQYMKTNTISLEHGAGGEVMQALIGEIILKNFRNRSAGSIGLDSLDDGSTVRLENFNSASELVLTTDSHVITPAFFPDTNIGRLAVSGTINDLTVMGAKPLALTCAVIVPEGFPIHEFEEIIKTMDETAAEVGVPIITGDTKTVEKTALDSIILNTAGLGITDSPVRDSGLKPGDRLLVTGTIGDHGISLMAHREGFDFETDLVSDSAPLWKLIEPVLKLRTPEGEPVVTAMKDPTRGGIANALNEMAAKAGAGILLEEDLIPYKPAVTAACEMLGLDPLEVANEGKAVIGVKAGFEEEVISILRQHPYGKDAALIGEVTAENKGEVILRNRFGGMRYVDMPAGDPIPRVC is encoded by the coding sequence TTGAGCTTGGAATCAGAAGAGCTCAGGAAGCTCAGAGAAAGTAAGGCATTGAAAGCTGTTCGAACGCGGGAAAAGAAGCACGGAAAAAGAAGGCAGTACATGAAAACAAACACCATTTCCCTGGAACACGGGGCAGGCGGAGAGGTAATGCAGGCGCTTATAGGGGAGATTATCCTTAAAAATTTCCGCAATAGAAGCGCAGGCTCAATAGGACTTGATAGCCTCGATGACGGGTCTACTGTCAGACTTGAGAACTTTAACTCTGCCTCCGAACTTGTGCTGACAACGGACAGCCATGTTATAACCCCTGCTTTCTTCCCGGACACCAATATAGGACGCCTCGCAGTTTCAGGCACCATCAACGACCTCACCGTAATGGGAGCAAAACCCCTGGCCCTTACCTGTGCAGTTATAGTCCCCGAAGGTTTTCCGATCCATGAGTTTGAAGAGATAATTAAAACAATGGACGAAACTGCTGCCGAAGTAGGAGTCCCCATAATTACAGGCGACACCAAGACCGTAGAAAAGACAGCCCTTGATTCAATCATCCTGAACACAGCAGGCCTCGGCATAACGGACAGCCCTGTCAGAGACTCAGGCCTGAAACCGGGAGACAGGCTCCTTGTCACAGGCACTATAGGCGACCACGGGATTTCTCTCATGGCCCACAGGGAAGGCTTTGACTTTGAAACCGACCTTGTTTCGGATTCTGCTCCCCTCTGGAAACTCATAGAACCGGTCCTGAAACTTCGGACTCCGGAAGGAGAGCCTGTAGTAACGGCCATGAAAGACCCGACCCGCGGAGGTATTGCAAACGCCCTAAATGAAATGGCAGCAAAAGCCGGAGCAGGAATTCTGCTTGAAGAAGACCTTATCCCTTACAAGCCCGCAGTCACTGCAGCCTGCGAAATGCTTGGTCTTGACCCTCTCGAGGTTGCAAACGAAGGAAAAGCCGTTATCGGAGTCAAAGCCGGCTTTGAAGAAGAGGTTATCTCCATTCTCAGACAGCACCCCTACGGCAAAGACGCAGCCCTTATTGGAGAGGTTACCGCAGAAAACAAAGGCGAAGTAATCCTCAGGAACCGCTTCGGTGGAATGCGTTATGTGGACATGCCGGCTGGAGACCCGATCCCGAGAGTCTGCTGA
- a CDS encoding gamma carbonic anhydrase family protein codes for MRIYFKGKTPKISETAFVADSADIIGDVEIESFSSIWFNAVIRGDQNKIQIGSRTSIQDGVVIHADPENGVQVGDNVSVGHGAVLHGCKIEDNVLIGMNSTVLNGVEIGKNSIVGANALVPQGKKFPANSLIIGVPGTVKRETNKAEVEAIKENAEEYVEMAKEYREEMKKFAFAASNSMT; via the coding sequence ATGAGAATATATTTTAAAGGAAAAACCCCGAAAATCTCAGAAACGGCTTTTGTTGCGGATTCGGCAGATATAATCGGAGATGTTGAGATAGAGAGCTTTTCAAGCATATGGTTCAATGCCGTGATCAGAGGAGACCAGAACAAAATACAGATCGGAAGTCGAACAAGTATCCAGGACGGAGTAGTGATTCACGCAGACCCTGAAAATGGGGTTCAGGTTGGAGATAATGTATCAGTCGGGCACGGGGCTGTGCTGCACGGATGCAAAATCGAAGATAACGTGCTTATCGGCATGAATTCAACTGTGCTGAACGGGGTAGAGATCGGGAAAAATTCAATCGTCGGAGCAAATGCGCTTGTGCCTCAGGGGAAGAAGTTTCCTGCTAACAGCCTTATTATCGGAGTCCCCGGGACGGTAAAAAGGGAAACAAACAAGGCAGAGGTTGAGGCTATAAAAGAAAATGCAGAAGAGTATGTAGAGATGGCAAAAGAGTACAGGGAAGAGATGAAGAAGTTTGCCTTTGCAGCATCAAATTCAATGACCTGA